In Spinacia oleracea cultivar Varoflay chromosome 5, BTI_SOV_V1, whole genome shotgun sequence, a single window of DNA contains:
- the LOC110794643 gene encoding uncharacterized protein isoform X1, giving the protein MAKKESSKLKIAIIHPDLGIGGAERLIVDAAMELASIGHSVHIFTSHHDKNRCFEETVSGVFPVTVYGDFLPRHIFYRLHAVCAYLRCLFVALCVLLMWPSFDVILADQVSIVIPVLKLKKSIKVVFYCHFPDLLLAKHTTLLRKIYRMPIDFIEERTTGMADLVLVNSKFTASTFARTFKHLEAGGVQPSVLYPAVNLDQFGQPHASKMNFLSINRFERKKNIGLAISAFARLLALDGNNANDVTLTIAGGYDKRLRENVEYLEELKFLAQREGVADRVDFVTSCSTSERNTLLSQCHCVLYTPQDEHFGIVPLEAMAAYKPVIACNSGGPTETIKHQVTGFLCEPTPEEFSLAMSKLIQDPKLAESMGVEARQHVVESFSTKVFGQQLNRYVLGVARGKRD; this is encoded by the exons ATGGCGAAGAAGGAAAGCTCTAAGTTGAAGATAGCAATCATACATCCAGATCTCGGAATAG GGGGTGCGGAGAGATTGATTGTTGATGCTGCAATGGAACTAGCATCCATCGGGCACAGTGTGCATATTTTCACATCACATCATGACAAGAACCGATGTTTTGAAGAGACTGTTAGCG GTGTCTTTCCCGTCACTGTGTATGGAGATTTCTTACCACGGCATATTTTTTATCGGCTCCATGCTGTCTGCGCTTATCTCCGATGTCTTTTTGTTGCACTTTGTGTTCTGCTCATGTGGCCATCATTTGATGTTATATTGGCCGACCAAGTCTCCATTGTGATTCCAGTATTGAAGCTTAAAAAATCAATAAAG GTTGTCTTTTATTGTCATTTTCCGGATCTTCTTCTGGCTAAACATACTACTTTACTTAGGAAAATATACCGAATGCCTATAGATTTTATTGAAGAAAGGACAACTG GGATGGCGGATCTTGTCTTGGTAAACAGTAAGTTTACTGCATCAACTTTTGCGAGGACTTTTAAGCATCTAGAAGCTGGTGGAGTTCAACCTTCAGTTCTGTACCCAGCAGTTAATCTCGACCAGTTTGGTCAACCACATGCATCTAA AATGAACTTTCTGTCAATCAACCGCTTCGAGCGAAAGAAGAATATTGGTTTGGCAATTTCAGCATTTGCCAGGCTTCTCGCCCTTGACGGCAATAATGCAAATGATGTAACCCTGACTATTGCAG GGGGTTACGATAAAAGGCTGAGGGAAAATGTGGAATACTTGGAGGAACTCAAATTCTTAGCGCAAAGGGAAGGAGTGGCAGATCGAGTTGATTTTGTGACATCTTGCTCCACTAGCGAAAGAAACACACTTCTTTCCCAATGTCACTGTGTCCTTTATACTCCACAG gaTGAGCACTTTGGCATTGTACCTTTGGAGGCGATGGCAGCCTACAAACCAGTCATTGCGTGTAACAGCGGAGGACCAACAGAGACTATTAAGCACCAAGTCACAGGATTTCTTTGTGAGCCTACTCCAGAGGAGTTCTCCTTGGCTATGAGTAAACTCATTCAAGATCCTAAATTAGCAGAAAGTATGGGTGTGGAAGCCCGTCAGCATGTCGTAGAATCGTTTTCTACCAAGGTTTTTGGTCAGCAACTGAACCGGTACGTTCTTGGTGTTGCCAGAGGAAAACGTGATTGA
- the LOC110794643 gene encoding uncharacterized protein isoform X3 translates to MYYCVFPVTVYGDFLPRHIFYRLHAVCAYLRCLFVALCVLLMWPSFDVILADQVSIVIPVLKLKKSIKVVFYCHFPDLLLAKHTTLLRKIYRMPIDFIEERTTGMADLVLVNSKFTASTFARTFKHLEAGGVQPSVLYPAVNLDQFGQPHASKMNFLSINRFERKKNIGLAISAFARLLALDGNNANDVTLTIAGGYDKRLRENVEYLEELKFLAQREGVADRVDFVTSCSTSERNTLLSQCHCVLYTPQDEHFGIVPLEAMAAYKPVIACNSGGPTETIKHQVTGFLCEPTPEEFSLAMSKLIQDPKLAESMGVEARQHVVESFSTKVFGQQLNRYVLGVARGKRD, encoded by the exons ATGTATTACT GTGTCTTTCCCGTCACTGTGTATGGAGATTTCTTACCACGGCATATTTTTTATCGGCTCCATGCTGTCTGCGCTTATCTCCGATGTCTTTTTGTTGCACTTTGTGTTCTGCTCATGTGGCCATCATTTGATGTTATATTGGCCGACCAAGTCTCCATTGTGATTCCAGTATTGAAGCTTAAAAAATCAATAAAG GTTGTCTTTTATTGTCATTTTCCGGATCTTCTTCTGGCTAAACATACTACTTTACTTAGGAAAATATACCGAATGCCTATAGATTTTATTGAAGAAAGGACAACTG GGATGGCGGATCTTGTCTTGGTAAACAGTAAGTTTACTGCATCAACTTTTGCGAGGACTTTTAAGCATCTAGAAGCTGGTGGAGTTCAACCTTCAGTTCTGTACCCAGCAGTTAATCTCGACCAGTTTGGTCAACCACATGCATCTAA AATGAACTTTCTGTCAATCAACCGCTTCGAGCGAAAGAAGAATATTGGTTTGGCAATTTCAGCATTTGCCAGGCTTCTCGCCCTTGACGGCAATAATGCAAATGATGTAACCCTGACTATTGCAG GGGGTTACGATAAAAGGCTGAGGGAAAATGTGGAATACTTGGAGGAACTCAAATTCTTAGCGCAAAGGGAAGGAGTGGCAGATCGAGTTGATTTTGTGACATCTTGCTCCACTAGCGAAAGAAACACACTTCTTTCCCAATGTCACTGTGTCCTTTATACTCCACAG gaTGAGCACTTTGGCATTGTACCTTTGGAGGCGATGGCAGCCTACAAACCAGTCATTGCGTGTAACAGCGGAGGACCAACAGAGACTATTAAGCACCAAGTCACAGGATTTCTTTGTGAGCCTACTCCAGAGGAGTTCTCCTTGGCTATGAGTAAACTCATTCAAGATCCTAAATTAGCAGAAAGTATGGGTGTGGAAGCCCGTCAGCATGTCGTAGAATCGTTTTCTACCAAGGTTTTTGGTCAGCAACTGAACCGGTACGTTCTTGGTGTTGCCAGAGGAAAACGTGATTGA
- the LOC110794643 gene encoding uncharacterized protein isoform X2 yields MELASIGHSVHIFTSHHDKNRCFEETVSGVFPVTVYGDFLPRHIFYRLHAVCAYLRCLFVALCVLLMWPSFDVILADQVSIVIPVLKLKKSIKVVFYCHFPDLLLAKHTTLLRKIYRMPIDFIEERTTGMADLVLVNSKFTASTFARTFKHLEAGGVQPSVLYPAVNLDQFGQPHASKMNFLSINRFERKKNIGLAISAFARLLALDGNNANDVTLTIAGGYDKRLRENVEYLEELKFLAQREGVADRVDFVTSCSTSERNTLLSQCHCVLYTPQDEHFGIVPLEAMAAYKPVIACNSGGPTETIKHQVTGFLCEPTPEEFSLAMSKLIQDPKLAESMGVEARQHVVESFSTKVFGQQLNRYVLGVARGKRD; encoded by the exons ATGGAACTAGCATCCATCGGGCACAGTGTGCATATTTTCACATCACATCATGACAAGAACCGATGTTTTGAAGAGACTGTTAGCG GTGTCTTTCCCGTCACTGTGTATGGAGATTTCTTACCACGGCATATTTTTTATCGGCTCCATGCTGTCTGCGCTTATCTCCGATGTCTTTTTGTTGCACTTTGTGTTCTGCTCATGTGGCCATCATTTGATGTTATATTGGCCGACCAAGTCTCCATTGTGATTCCAGTATTGAAGCTTAAAAAATCAATAAAG GTTGTCTTTTATTGTCATTTTCCGGATCTTCTTCTGGCTAAACATACTACTTTACTTAGGAAAATATACCGAATGCCTATAGATTTTATTGAAGAAAGGACAACTG GGATGGCGGATCTTGTCTTGGTAAACAGTAAGTTTACTGCATCAACTTTTGCGAGGACTTTTAAGCATCTAGAAGCTGGTGGAGTTCAACCTTCAGTTCTGTACCCAGCAGTTAATCTCGACCAGTTTGGTCAACCACATGCATCTAA AATGAACTTTCTGTCAATCAACCGCTTCGAGCGAAAGAAGAATATTGGTTTGGCAATTTCAGCATTTGCCAGGCTTCTCGCCCTTGACGGCAATAATGCAAATGATGTAACCCTGACTATTGCAG GGGGTTACGATAAAAGGCTGAGGGAAAATGTGGAATACTTGGAGGAACTCAAATTCTTAGCGCAAAGGGAAGGAGTGGCAGATCGAGTTGATTTTGTGACATCTTGCTCCACTAGCGAAAGAAACACACTTCTTTCCCAATGTCACTGTGTCCTTTATACTCCACAG gaTGAGCACTTTGGCATTGTACCTTTGGAGGCGATGGCAGCCTACAAACCAGTCATTGCGTGTAACAGCGGAGGACCAACAGAGACTATTAAGCACCAAGTCACAGGATTTCTTTGTGAGCCTACTCCAGAGGAGTTCTCCTTGGCTATGAGTAAACTCATTCAAGATCCTAAATTAGCAGAAAGTATGGGTGTGGAAGCCCGTCAGCATGTCGTAGAATCGTTTTCTACCAAGGTTTTTGGTCAGCAACTGAACCGGTACGTTCTTGGTGTTGCCAGAGGAAAACGTGATTGA